Proteins encoded in a region of the Acidiferrobacteraceae bacterium genome:
- a CDS encoding DUF465 domain-containing protein codes for MTLEHHPLVREFPEYQDRIHELKVSDPEFRELFDEYHDVDQEIYRHEQDIEPTSDEYLEPLKMRRVHLKDKLYEMIRRPANT; via the coding sequence ATGACGCTTGAACACCACCCGCTGGTTCGCGAATTCCCCGAATACCAGGACCGTATCCACGAACTCAAGGTCAGTGATCCGGAATTTCGTGAATTGTTCGACGAATACCACGATGTAGATCAGGAGATCTACCGGCACGAACAGGATATTGAACCCACATCAGACGAGTACCTCGAGCCGCTCAAGATGCGCCGGGTACACCTGAAGGACAAACTGTACGAGATGATACGACGCCCCGCGAACACGTGA
- a CDS encoding DsrE family protein has translation MKLGIVIYSGDPETVWNGFRLGLLALSANDSVSVFLLAKGVEAELMDTEQYVVSEKLVEFVEAGGKVMSCGTCLVARSLDASKYCKSATMGSLYDLIKESDKVISL, from the coding sequence GTGAAACTGGGAATCGTTATCTATTCAGGGGATCCGGAAACGGTGTGGAACGGATTCCGGCTGGGCTTGCTGGCCTTGAGTGCCAATGATTCAGTCAGTGTCTTTCTACTGGCCAAGGGAGTGGAGGCCGAGCTCATGGATACGGAACAATACGTCGTTTCGGAAAAACTGGTGGAGTTCGTCGAAGCCGGAGGCAAGGTAATGAGCTGTGGTACCTGTCTCGTGGCCCGTTCGCTCGATGCTTCCAAGTACTGCAAGTCGGCAACCATGGGATCGCTCTACGACTTGATCAAGGAATCAGACAAGGTCATCTCCTTGTAG
- the truA gene encoding tRNA pseudouridine(38-40) synthase TruA → MRIAAIVEYDGSAFRGWQLQSGVRTVQEVLEKALAYVADAPVRVITAGRTDTGVHATGQVVHFDTEAVRDPHAWVRGTNSRLPKDVAVLWAGEVGEDFHARFSATGRHYHYCILNRPVRPTYLAGRVSWDYRPLDVDPMQAAAATLLGSHDFSSYRAVQCQAKSPVRELRALDVWRTRDRVIIHAYANAFLHHMVRNIAGVLCTIGAGERPPEWAREVLEARDRTTGGITASPDGLYLTQVEYPEVHGIPQLSSDPGLW, encoded by the coding sequence ATGCGAATCGCCGCTATTGTTGAGTACGACGGTTCCGCGTTCCGTGGCTGGCAGTTGCAGTCGGGTGTGCGCACGGTCCAGGAAGTCCTCGAGAAGGCACTGGCATATGTGGCCGATGCTCCCGTGCGCGTGATCACGGCGGGGCGCACGGACACGGGTGTCCATGCCACCGGCCAGGTGGTGCACTTCGATACCGAGGCGGTACGCGATCCCCATGCATGGGTTCGCGGTACCAACAGCCGCTTGCCGAAGGATGTCGCGGTCTTATGGGCGGGAGAGGTGGGGGAGGATTTTCACGCCCGGTTTTCAGCCACCGGCAGGCACTATCACTATTGCATTCTCAACCGGCCGGTACGGCCAACGTATCTCGCCGGGCGTGTGAGTTGGGACTATCGTCCATTGGATGTTGACCCCATGCAGGCCGCGGCCGCGACTCTGCTTGGCTCCCACGATTTCTCCTCCTATCGCGCGGTCCAGTGCCAGGCGAAGAGCCCGGTGCGCGAATTGCGCGCACTGGATGTTTGGCGGACACGGGATCGGGTGATCATCCACGCCTACGCCAACGCCTTTCTGCACCATATGGTGCGCAACATCGCCGGCGTGTTGTGTACCATCGGCGCCGGCGAGCGGCCGCCGGAATGGGCGCGGGAAGTGCTGGAGGCGCGCGATCGAACCACTGGCGGGATCACCGCCTCCCCGGACGGGCTCTACCTCACGCAGGTGGAATACCCGGAAGTCCACGGAATCCCGCAACTTTCGTCCGATCCCGGGCTCTGGTAA